A window of Phragmites australis chromosome 2, lpPhrAust1.1, whole genome shotgun sequence genomic DNA:
CATGGCGAACGCGCTCCTGGACCTCGATAACGAGCGCTTCGCGTTGCTGTCCGAGGCGTGCATCCCCATCTACAACTTCTCCACCGTGTACACCTTCCTCACCGGCTCCAACACCAGCTTCGTCGACTGCTACGAGAACGGCGGTAGCCGGTCGCGCTACAGACCCTTCTTCGACAGCCGCAACATCAGCCTCGCGCAGTGGCGCAAGGGCGCCCAGTGGTTCGAGATGGACCGGGCCCTCGCGCTCGAGGTCGTCGCCGACGACTTCTGCTTCCCGGCGTTCCGCGACTTCTGCGTCGGGCGGAGCGAGTGCCTCATCGACGAGCACTACCTCCCGACGCTGGTGAACCTGCTGGGGTGGGGTCGCCGCAACGCCAACCGCACGCTCACGTACGCGGACTGGAAGCGGCCCATCAACCGGCACCCGCACACCCACGGAGCGGAGGAGGTGACGGAGGAGCTGTTGAAGGAGATCAGGGAAGACGGGGGTAACCGCTGCTACTACAATGGCGCCAAGAGCGGGATCTGCAACCTGTTCGCGCGCAAGTTCGCGCCGGACACGCTCGAGCCGCTGCTCAGCTTGGCTTCCAAGGTCATGGGCTTTGGTTGAGACGATTAGGATTTGTGCCATAGTATTCTTTGCGTTTTGGCTGATCCAGGTTGTGCTGGAATTGTACGCCGAGTGTCCagcataagagaaaaataaactgAAATTTTTTGCGAACCCTCGTGAAAACGGGAGCAAATAACTGAAAAATCACATTGTTTCTGGATAGCATGTCCATCAAGATCTGTCCTAGTCCCGTATACTACTTGTCTTTCATGTGTAACTCTCTCATATTGATTACCGGTGGATAGTCCCGCTCTAGCATTATCGTCGTTAGAGTGTGAGCAATCCTTTACCTTATGACTATACTCATCATACTCACTGCACCTCTTCACAGGGCCATTAACTTCAGCTTTATTCATATCGTTACGAATACGTCTAGTCTGTGGCCGACCACCTTTTCCATAGGGATGTCTAAGCAACATCATAGGGGTAGACATATCGGCATATCTCTATCGTAAACCGTAAAATCACCATGTGTACTGAATCCATGGAACTCTCTGGTCCAAATCAACACCacattttccttcaagtaaaaTTGTGACATTTATACTGAGCTTTCCACACCCACTTATGATAATGCAGCTAGCAAATGAGAACATGAGACATGTAAAAGCTTTGGTTAACTGCAGGAGCATTCGCACCATCAATTGAAAATTTACCCTACGTTCACCTCATGAGTGATAATTCTGGTATCGCTCCCCACTCCTTCTTTTGATCTCAGGATTATCTCGAAGCGGTGCTCATTGACGCCCATGCTACGAACCATATGTTGTACTGCcttcatattcttcttttgCAGGTACTCCATCATACGTTGGGCATACAGTGTACGCAATGTTGTATGTTGTATCACAACAATAACATGCCTCTTCTGGTAGTAACCAATAATTTCGTACAATATTCCCTCAATGATTGCAACAATAGAGAGTCCACACAGCCCTCTGATGATCCAATTGTAAATCTCTGCTATATTGGTAGTCATGATGCCATACCTACCAAATAACATCAAAACAAATAAGTATCAACTTTCAAATATACCAGTTCATACTACACATATTCGATAAAGACGTAGCCCAGTACACGAACCTAGCACCTTAGGTGTCATAGAGTAAGGACCACTTctcctttggctttgcctcaaTCTAGTGCgagaaatatttgatgtttcttgCCGACCTTTTTCTCATATTAGAAGGATCAATACCTTCTTTAAGTGGTGGCAACGCCTCCAATACAGTTTCATCACCAGTAGCTGGCTCCTTATCTCTCTCTTGCACATGCGTCCTTATTTCCTTATCCAACTCATTCCACAAAGTATCAAACTTGTGACTTTGATTCTAGCTGCACAGCCACCTGAACATGTCAATCAATGCTTCGCTCTTAAATTGCTTGTGAAAATTTGCTCCCATGTGAGGCATGCACCACTTATTTTCAGGTCATTCCAAGGGAATGGCTTACTTGAGTCTTCTTACAATGTCTTTATAGTAGATAAGATTTCAGCATACCAATCATGTTTGATGCAAACGTTAGGTCGATCACGTACAACCCTAACCTTAAGATGCCTAAAAAATCAGAGCCAGCTCAACCTACTCTCACCCTCCATAAACGCAAATGCCAAAGGAAGTAGCTGGTTATTTGCATCAATACCAGTTGTAGTGAGAATCTAGCCTTTGTACTTTCTAGTCAATAATGTACCATCCACGCAAAGCAAAGGATGGTAATGTTGGAAGGACTGAATACACTGACCTAAAGAAAAAAAGCACGCAGGGAAATCCTAGGCTGGTTTTTATCAAGTTCAGTCTCCTTGAAAGCAGTGTATGTGCCAGGGTTTCTGACCTTCAGAATTTCAAGCATGCAGGCTAGGTTGCAATAAGAAGCCTCATATGTACCCCACTGATTCTCCAAGGTTTTCTGCTTTGCACGTCAAGCCTTTTGATAAGTAGTCTCATATTTGAACTGTCGTAATATTGATCGTTGGATGAACGAGCATTCCATGTCCCGCTTATGAATAATCTCAATGGACAATTCATTTGCAATTAGTGTAGTAGTGAGGTTGTGGTGCTTTCAACCAACATTTTTCAGCATACAATTGTGCTGAACCACTCATGAGGCTACCTAGTGGGTCGAATGCTTCGgcttgtatgcatgaacataaaagctgCATCCAGGAGTTCTGCACTTGACATTGTATTTTCCTAGGCTTGAGACAACAACAAATACCTCTTTGTGTGATGTCACTGCCCACCGTGCCACTGCATCATTCATTTTAGGCTGATTGGGGAGCACCTGATTTAGGTGAACCATATTAGAACCATATTCCCAAGGGGAGTCATGGTTTTGCATAACTTGCATCCTGACTTTGTCAGGCAAGTTCCATTCTTCTGGGATGACAGTATTAGAGCAGTCATTGTTTGCATCattctcatcatcaccatcatcttcatctacaGATTCAaataaagcttcttcctcatgaatTGCGTTACGGTCCACGTTCTCGAGCTCAacaatgatttcttcaatttcctcTCCTGTATCAACCTGACCCTCCTCAACCTCTGCTGCCTACCTATGCACAACAACCTCTGCCTCGGTCGTCTGCCTTTGTTCAAGTTCCCCCGTCGACAGTACATACTCGTGTGTATCCTCTTCTTCTACTGGTATTGCTGCACTGCTACTATAATCCACTTCTCTTGGACATGGTTGCATCGGGATATTGAACTCAGCCTGACGCTGTCTGcaccactccaaccatttcaaccacttgtTCGTTCGATACATTAGCTTTAACTCCTAACAAACTGGATTTAACATATGAGTCCACATGCATTGCGTCATAACAGAATAAATCTGAAAGTCAAGCTAAAAGTATTGGGTGAACCACattttcatctccttcatccttgtacccttagggtttgggtgctcaaggatggtaaataaaaaattgctcaaatcaataCTTGATGGACCATTACGGATTTGACCATTTACGTAGACTACTCTAAGATTTATAGAGTTTGACATAACTATCACctaaaatatatcaattagaaATGAAATTAAATTACATTCATACAATACGACTAACTTAAAATTGACTAACACAATGGCCATGTCGACCATCGTTTCTGGTCCTACAATGAAAAGTACTATAGTCTTCGTTGCCTAAAATCTAATCAATATTACTGTCCTAACTCTATATCAGGGATATCATtataaataaacatattactagcacaaacaaattgaatatatttaattatcaagaacttattaattaataccatttgatattaaaattttaatataaatacttCGGTGCTGCATTACTTTTTGGATCctctctttgttttattgttttctgtTGCAAACCACTAGTCCTAAGTCCAAAATAACTAGAGTATAGAGATCTAATATTTGCAcgcacatatattttattttcttaacatCATACTAAAAATAATCTAATACAAAGATTTATAACTAAATCAACATTTACAAAGAATATTTTCTAATCCCTAATTTAATCTAAATACACATAGAGTGATAAACATCTATctaaaacacaaatataaaggaaaaaattaccttaatattcttcttcctcctccccttctccttcccccctctttcctccttctccttcctccttcttcttgtccctcctcccttcctctttttattctctcttctcctctcttctacTGGCGCACTCCCTTTCTACTTGCGACTCGCGGCAGCGAAATGCGACAGGCGCAGCCGTGCGAGCGCAGGGGTGAGGGGATATAAGGGCCCGAATTTTTCGGCCTCCCATTTGgcttaagataattgagaagaAGTTATTGATTGCCTAATGTAACGATCATGAGAAGGTTTTGTATGCTGCACATCAGCCCACGGGTCTTGCCGATGACTGGTGGGATGCTTTCTGCAACACCCATGAGGACTAGGAGTCAgtctgtcggagagtgaactcctgtcgcagggatcccgagagacccctttttagagattcggccggggggatgatcctagaaaagcttgcacgggaaatgagcggaaaaggaaataaaatgcgatggcttgcggggacaccgggtttttggacaggttcgggccgcgcggaggcgtaacaccctactcctgtatgagtgttatatctatccttgaaggagatccttcaagggtatatctggttctcgagggagagctgtttacaaagagcaggaggctcttatgttctagctagctggtttcttgattgtcttgtgatcgggggtggtgatttcttgttcttcgactgacctcttgtttttctcttgtcctcctcttttcgttgttcgtctctccatcctctctagcgtcctccttcctttccttttatagatgcgccgacctcgacatatcctgaatgggaaagaggggatgccaatgcccaggtgccacggagaaaggcctaatcatctcattttggcgaagtgacaggggcggtggaggaaggcggcgcgcattcgaccactagccgctgcggaagcttcggggtgccacaaaaaaaaggcccaccggacagcctcagaggtgcccggtgcgcccactctgtcttgttctcctgccagggcagggtggcaggccgagtgcttcgattctggtaacgttatcccgaggtgcgcaagtggaaacgggacgggacccgtgcatttaatgaacccacgccccccagccagggcatggccgggtctgacactggggcgtgggcagccgagaatgtcaggatgtcagaatgccaggccacgcgcgcctattaaatgcggcatcgggcccttgactggatgacactctggcgacggggccctttgagtctttgaacgatcttgcgcgaaccttctggggaccgagtccccgggggctgccacgtgcagccccgagcactatttcccgagcatcttggggggaccttcggggcaccgagtcctcgggggctgccacgtgcagccccgagcaccctctcccgagtacttcagtgagaccttcggggcaccgagtcctcgcgggctgccacgtgcagccccgagcaccctctcccgagcactttagagggaccttcggggcaccgagtcctcgggggctgccacgcgcagccccgagcaccctctcccgagtacttgagtgagaccttcggggcaccgagtcctcgcgggccgccacgtgcagccccgagcaccctctcccgagtacttgagtgagaccttcggggcaccgagtcctcgggggctgccacgtgcagccccgagcaccctctcccgagcactttagagggaccttcggggcaccgagtcctcgggggctgccacgcgcagccccgagcaccctctcccgagtctctgcttttaccttgcagggtggtgatatgtggtgggcggccggtttggcctcgggacttagggacccctggttctaaatacaccgacagtagcccccgggcccgtttggcagctgatgggacagagactgcgaatgggcccttcgtcgcgaccgaggtcaaggcgggccgaatgccacgcggcaagctttccggaggtggcccctgcggtttctagacatcaagcagaccccaacgggcaaatgagtggacgcgtgtccatacaacttccgaggggtgtgataatcatacgggcggcccgtgcggttgccgcgcaggagcaaaaactccttgatgacatccgcgcgggagccgcgcgggaacttgaagacgccgcccgcctggccgaggcgtcgaggcggcaggctgccgatgcccttgccaggatggggcaggcgcaggtgagggaggcggcggtcacgtcccgggagcggcttgcagaggagcggcaggccgagctggcccgccgagagggcgcggtcgagaagacgcgcgccgacctccagcgctgggaagacgacctccagaggatcagaggagaaatcaagcgctgggaagaagacgtctccatcc
This region includes:
- the LOC133909789 gene encoding glycosyltransferase BC10-like, coding for MKATNKPTTRASRPGGRKLLFDAVLMLLLVSFGFVLGLTSSNAMFLKSYLAFIPPFLSTTPSKLPPQPLTPSPPQPPQKPQIELVGLRAPSSAMHNMTDEELYWRASMAPKVRRTPNRRVPKVAFMFLVRGELPLRPLWEKFFTGHDGLYSIYVHAHPSYTGSPPTDSVFYNRMIPSQRTKWGDASLVEAERRLMANALLDLDNERFALLSEACIPIYNFSTVYTFLTGSNTSFVDCYENGGSRSRYRPFFDSRNISLAQWRKGAQWFEMDRALALEVVADDFCFPAFRDFCVGRSECLIDEHYLPTLVNLLGWGRRNANRTLTYADWKRPINRHPHTHGAEEVTEELLKEIREDGGNRCYYNGAKSGICNLFARKFAPDTLEPLLSLASKVMGFG